A stretch of Pseudomonas sp. CCC3.1 DNA encodes these proteins:
- a CDS encoding IS110 family transposase: MPTDVSKCTIIAVDLAKRVFQVAGEDAYGVTVYEERISSREAFHTFLRKLPTSVTVLVETGPGAQAWAQLLKTQGNPVRILPAQHVANHRSGPKNDRNDALAILRAGRDINISSVPVKSAAALAMQALHRVRQGYVRRRTAMSNQMRGLLLEHGLAMAQGEAAISQVIPRILEDASQPLPDLLRELIDELLGEWSQLGERINVLTGRLETAAKNDETAKRLMTVRGIGPIISTAVIAKQTEPERFANARQFAAYFGLVPKQHSSGEKVRLGKMSKHGDAYLRSLAIQGAHAVLRQVRTDSEDPDDRRLQRWVSKLGRKEAAVRLANRNLRIIWVLLQNDQTYRRQVSNGQETAMS, from the coding sequence ATGCCAACCGATGTTTCGAAATGCACCATCATTGCCGTAGATCTGGCCAAGAGGGTCTTCCAGGTAGCCGGCGAGGATGCTTATGGCGTAACCGTGTATGAAGAACGTATCTCTTCGCGCGAAGCCTTCCATACGTTTCTTCGCAAGTTGCCAACAAGCGTAACCGTGTTGGTGGAGACAGGTCCGGGGGCTCAGGCATGGGCGCAATTACTGAAAACCCAAGGCAATCCTGTCCGGATATTGCCAGCCCAGCATGTCGCCAATCACCGCAGCGGACCCAAGAACGATCGCAACGATGCACTGGCTATCTTGCGCGCAGGGCGAGATATCAATATCTCGTCGGTACCGGTCAAGAGTGCTGCTGCCTTGGCCATGCAAGCTCTTCATCGTGTCCGGCAAGGTTACGTGCGCCGTCGCACAGCAATGAGTAATCAGATGCGCGGCCTGTTGCTAGAGCATGGTCTTGCCATGGCGCAGGGCGAAGCAGCAATCAGCCAGGTTATCCCCCGGATTCTGGAGGATGCCAGCCAACCATTGCCTGACCTGTTACGCGAATTGATAGATGAGTTACTGGGCGAATGGAGTCAGTTGGGCGAGCGCATCAATGTACTGACCGGTCGACTGGAAACAGCGGCAAAAAATGACGAAACAGCCAAACGGCTGATGACCGTACGCGGTATCGGCCCAATTATTTCTACAGCAGTGATCGCTAAACAAACCGAACCTGAGCGCTTTGCCAACGCGCGGCAGTTCGCTGCTTACTTCGGCTTGGTGCCCAAGCAGCACAGCAGCGGCGAGAAAGTCCGATTGGGCAAGATGAGCAAGCATGGCGATGCCTACTTGCGAAGCTTGGCGATTCAGGGCGCTCACGCGGTGTTGAGACAGGTACGCACTGATTCAGAGGATCCAGATGACCGGCGCTTGCAACGCTGGGTATCAAAGTTGGGTCGCAAAGAGGCGGCCGTTCGGTTAGCCAACCGAAACTTGCGCATCATCTGGGTGCTGTTACAAAACGACCAAACGTATCGCCGCCAAGTGAGCAACGGCCAGGAGACAGCGATGAGTTAA
- a CDS encoding NADPH:quinone reductase, with the protein MAKRIQFRAHGGPEVLEYVDYQPAEPGPQQVRVRNQAIGLNFIDTYYRSGLYPLADLPSGLGNEGAGFVDAIGSDVHNVKVGDRVAYGTGPLGANSELHVLPAANVVKLPDDISFEQAAAVMLKGLTVQYLLRQTYELKGGETVLFHAAAGGVGSIACQWAKALGVKLIGTVSSAEKAAHAKALGAWETIDYSHENVAQRVQELTGGKKVPVVYDGVGKDTWLTSLDSLAPRGLMVSFGNASGAVTGVNLGILSQKGSLYVTRPTLASYANNAENLQKMADELFEMIRSAKIKVEISQRFALKDTAKAHIELSARRTTGSTILLP; encoded by the coding sequence ATGGCTAAGCGTATCCAGTTTCGGGCCCACGGCGGCCCAGAAGTGCTTGAGTATGTCGACTACCAACCCGCCGAGCCGGGCCCGCAGCAGGTGCGGGTACGCAATCAGGCCATCGGCCTGAACTTCATCGATACCTATTACCGCAGTGGCCTGTATCCGCTGGCAGATCTGCCGTCTGGCCTGGGCAATGAAGGCGCGGGCTTTGTCGATGCCATCGGCAGTGACGTGCACAACGTTAAAGTGGGCGATCGCGTGGCCTACGGCACGGGTCCTCTGGGGGCAAACAGCGAATTGCACGTGTTGCCTGCTGCGAATGTGGTGAAGCTGCCCGACGACATTTCGTTTGAGCAAGCAGCCGCCGTGATGCTCAAGGGCCTGACCGTGCAGTACTTGCTGCGTCAGACGTACGAGTTAAAAGGCGGCGAAACGGTACTGTTCCACGCCGCAGCCGGTGGTGTTGGCTCGATTGCCTGCCAATGGGCCAAGGCCCTGGGCGTGAAGTTGATCGGTACAGTCAGCTCGGCAGAGAAAGCCGCGCATGCCAAGGCACTGGGCGCCTGGGAAACCATCGATTACAGCCATGAAAACGTGGCCCAGCGGGTGCAGGAATTGACCGGCGGCAAGAAGGTCCCGGTGGTGTATGACGGCGTCGGCAAAGACACCTGGCTCACGTCGCTGGACAGCTTGGCGCCACGCGGGCTGATGGTCAGCTTCGGTAATGCGTCAGGAGCGGTGACCGGGGTAAACCTGGGAATTTTGTCGCAGAAGGGCTCGCTGTACGTGACCCGACCAACGCTGGCGAGCTACGCCAACAACGCCGAGAACCTGCAAAAAATGGCCGATGAGCTGTTTGAGATGATCCGCAGCGCCAAGATCAAGGTTGAGATCAGCCAGCGCTTTGCGTTGAAAGACACCGCCAAGGCGCACATTGAATTGTCGGCCCGCCGCACCACGGGCTCGACGATTTTGCTGCCGTAA
- the hemF gene encoding oxygen-dependent coproporphyrinogen oxidase, whose amino-acid sequence MTTRTEAVKAYLLDLQDRICSALETEDGGTRFVEDAWVRPAGGGGRTRVIENGHVIEKGGVNFSHVFGSGLPPSASAHRPELAGRGFEALGVSLVIHPHNPHVPTSHANVRFFIAEKEGEEAVWWFGGGFDLTPYYGVEEDCVHWHRVAEQACAPFGADVYPRYKAWCDRYFHIKHRNEPRGIGGLFFDDLNEWDFDTCFAFIRAIGDAYIDAYLPIVQRRKADAYTAQQREFQEYRRGRYVEFNLVYDRGTLFGLQSGGRTESILMSLPPHVRWGYDWKAEPGSAEARLTDYFLQDRDWLANA is encoded by the coding sequence ATGACTACCCGCACCGAGGCCGTAAAAGCCTACTTGCTCGACCTTCAAGACCGCATTTGCTCCGCTCTGGAAACCGAAGACGGCGGCACGCGCTTCGTTGAAGATGCCTGGGTGCGCCCAGCGGGCGGCGGCGGTCGTACGCGTGTGATCGAAAATGGCCACGTGATCGAAAAAGGCGGCGTCAACTTTTCCCACGTGTTTGGCAGCGGTTTACCACCCTCAGCTAGCGCCCATCGCCCAGAGCTTGCGGGCCGTGGTTTTGAAGCCCTGGGTGTGTCGCTGGTGATCCACCCGCACAACCCGCATGTGCCAACTTCCCACGCCAACGTGCGTTTTTTCATCGCTGAAAAAGAAGGCGAAGAGGCGGTCTGGTGGTTTGGTGGCGGCTTCGACCTCACGCCGTACTACGGCGTCGAAGAAGACTGCGTGCACTGGCACCGCGTGGCCGAGCAAGCGTGTGCACCGTTTGGCGCTGACGTGTACCCGCGCTACAAAGCCTGGTGCGACCGCTACTTCCACATCAAGCATCGCAACGAGCCGCGTGGCATCGGCGGCCTGTTTTTTGATGACCTGAACGAGTGGGACTTCGACACCTGCTTCGCCTTCATTCGTGCCATCGGCGACGCCTACATCGACGCTTATTTGCCGATTGTTCAGCGCCGCAAAGCCGACGCTTACACCGCCCAACAGCGTGAATTCCAGGAATACCGCCGCGGGCGCTACGTTGAATTCAACCTGGTCTACGACCGTGGCACCCTGTTCGGCCTGCAATCGGGCGGGCGCACCGAATCGATCCTGATGTCGCTGCCGCCGCACGTGCGTTGGGGCTATGACTGGAAAGCCGAGCCCGGCAGCGCCGAAGCGCGCTTGACTGACTACTTCCTGCAAGACCGCGACTGGTTAGCCAACGCCTGA
- the aroE gene encoding shikimate dehydrogenase, which yields MDRYVVFGNPIAHSKSPVLHRLFAEQTAQSMQYDTLLAPLDDFTGCALEFFQQGRGANVTVPFKEDAYRLANSLTARAQRAGAVNTLSKLADGTLLGDNTDGAGLVRDLTVNAGFSLKGKRILILGAGGAVRGALEPILAEGPASVTIANRTVEKAELLVELFSDLGPVAASGFDWLKEPVDLIINATSASLAGEVPPISSSLIEPGKTLCYDMMYGKEPTPFCVWATEHHAGQVMDGLGMLAEQAAEAFYLWRGVRPDTAPALAELRRLLAQ from the coding sequence ATGGACCGTTACGTCGTTTTTGGTAACCCGATTGCCCACAGCAAATCGCCGGTGCTGCACCGCTTGTTTGCCGAGCAAACCGCGCAGTCGATGCAATACGACACGTTGCTGGCGCCGCTGGATGACTTCACCGGCTGCGCTTTGGAATTTTTCCAGCAAGGGCGCGGGGCCAATGTCACCGTGCCGTTCAAGGAAGACGCCTATCGGTTGGCCAACAGCCTGACGGCTCGTGCGCAACGGGCAGGCGCGGTCAACACCCTGAGCAAACTGGCAGACGGCACCTTGTTGGGTGACAACACCGACGGCGCGGGCCTGGTGCGTGACCTGACGGTGAATGCGGGTTTCAGCCTCAAGGGCAAACGTATTCTCATCCTCGGTGCGGGCGGCGCAGTACGTGGTGCGCTAGAACCGATTTTGGCCGAAGGCCCGGCCTCGGTGACCATCGCCAACCGCACGGTCGAAAAAGCCGAACTGCTGGTCGAACTGTTCAGCGATTTGGGGCCGGTAGCCGCCAGTGGCTTTGACTGGTTAAAAGAGCCGGTCGACCTGATCATCAACGCGACGTCGGCCAGTCTGGCTGGTGAAGTACCGCCGATTTCCAGCAGCCTGATCGAGCCGGGCAAGACCCTGTGCTACGACATGATGTACGGCAAAGAGCCGACGCCGTTTTGCGTGTGGGCCACCGAGCATCATGCGGGTCAGGTCATGGACGGCTTGGGCATGTTGGCCGAACAGGCGGCAGAAGCCTTTTACCTGTGGCGCGGCGTGCGCCCGGACACAGCCCCGGCGCTGGCCGAGTTGCGCCGCCTGCTGGCGCAGTAA
- a CDS encoding SulP family inorganic anion transporter: protein MPRPNRADILPFLNWLPKQTRASIGRDALVGLSGAILALPQSIAYALIAGLPPEYGLYAAIVPVIIACLWGSSWHLICGPTAAISIVLFASVSPLAVPGSQDYIGLILLLTFLAGVFQWLLGLLKFGALVNFVSHSVVLGFTLGAAVVIALGQLPNVLGVDVQGKATALDSLLTLLRHARDFDPASLALGVATVVLGAVLKLWLPRWPTLLMTLVLASLAVWLTPQVFGHVQLVQAFVGRLPPFSPLPLDVETVLRLLPSAVAVGMLGLVTSLSIARSLAVRSQQMLDANQEVRAQGVSNVVGALFSGYLSAGSFTRSGLNFEAGARSPLAGVFSALWVALFAVTGSALIAHIPIPAMAGSILLISWGLVDTRGIRALWRVSRAEFAVMALTCVATLLLELQTAIYAGVLASLFFYLKRTSRPRIQQWLDGDEEILRVGGSIFFGASHYLQVRLQRTHGKRVVVEAQQINFIDYSGVEMLHQEARRLLGLGRSLTLRGARAQVVEELMKLEGADNCPILFED from the coding sequence ATGCCCCGGCCCAACCGCGCTGACATCCTGCCATTTTTAAACTGGCTGCCCAAGCAGACCCGCGCAAGCATTGGCCGAGATGCGCTGGTTGGCCTGAGCGGGGCAATTCTGGCATTGCCGCAGTCCATCGCCTACGCCTTGATTGCAGGATTACCCCCCGAGTACGGGCTGTATGCGGCGATTGTGCCGGTGATTATTGCCTGCTTGTGGGGCTCGTCGTGGCATTTGATCTGCGGCCCGACAGCGGCGATTTCGATTGTGCTGTTTGCCAGCGTCAGCCCGCTGGCGGTGCCCGGCAGCCAGGATTACATCGGCCTGATTCTGCTGCTGACGTTTCTGGCCGGGGTTTTTCAGTGGCTGTTGGGCCTATTGAAATTTGGCGCGCTGGTCAATTTTGTCTCGCACTCGGTGGTGCTCGGTTTCACCCTCGGCGCGGCGGTGGTGATTGCGCTGGGCCAGTTGCCCAATGTGTTGGGCGTCGATGTGCAAGGCAAGGCCACTGCCCTCGACAGCCTGCTGACGTTGCTGCGTCATGCTCGCGATTTCGACCCCGCCTCGCTGGCGCTGGGCGTGGCGACGGTGGTGCTGGGGGCTGTGCTTAAGCTGTGGCTGCCACGCTGGCCCACCTTGCTGATGACGCTGGTGCTGGCAAGCCTGGCGGTGTGGCTGACGCCGCAGGTGTTTGGCCATGTGCAATTGGTGCAAGCGTTCGTGGGCCGTCTGCCGCCCTTTAGCCCGTTGCCGCTGGATGTCGAGACCGTTTTGCGCTTGCTGCCAAGCGCCGTGGCGGTGGGCATGCTGGGGTTGGTGACCAGTTTGTCGATTGCCCGCTCGTTAGCCGTTCGTTCGCAGCAGATGCTCGACGCCAATCAAGAAGTGCGTGCGCAGGGTGTCTCCAACGTCGTCGGCGCGCTGTTCTCGGGCTATTTGTCGGCGGGTTCGTTTACCCGCTCAGGGCTCAATTTTGAAGCCGGGGCTCGCTCGCCACTGGCCGGGGTGTTTTCGGCGTTGTGGGTGGCGCTGTTTGCCGTGACCGGCTCGGCACTGATTGCCCACATCCCGATCCCGGCCATGGCGGGCAGTATTTTGTTGATCAGTTGGGGGCTGGTGGACACGCGCGGTATTCGGGCGCTATGGCGGGTGAGCCGCGCCGAGTTCGCGGTGATGGCGCTGACCTGCGTCGCCACCTTGCTGCTGGAGCTGCAAACGGCGATTTATGCCGGGGTGCTGGCCTCGCTGTTTTTCTATCTCAAGCGCACCTCGCGGCCGCGTATTCAGCAGTGGCTTGATGGGGATGAAGAGATTCTGCGGGTCGGCGGCTCGATTTTTTTCGGCGCCAGCCATTACCTGCAAGTGCGCTTGCAACGCACCCATGGCAAGCGGGTGGTGGTTGAGGCACAGCAGATCAACTTTATTGACTACTCGGGGGTTGAGATGCTGCACCAGGAGGCGCGCAGGTTGCTGGGGTTGGGCCGCAGCCTGACCTTGCGCGGAGCGCGGGCGCAGGTGGTTGAGGAATTGATGAAGCTGGAAGGGGCAGATAACTGCCCGATTTTGTTTGAGGATTGA
- a CDS encoding DOPA 4,5-dioxygenase family protein, giving the protein MQRIKGYHAHVYFDASTIDQARTLCEEAAHRFDISMGRVHERPVGPHPDWSCQLAFGPELLGIVLPWLAISRHGLVVFLHPDTGNDLLDHTDHAIWMGAMRPLNLSIF; this is encoded by the coding sequence ATGCAACGAATCAAGGGCTACCACGCCCACGTCTATTTTGATGCGAGCACCATCGACCAGGCGCGCACCCTGTGCGAAGAAGCGGCGCACCGGTTTGACATCAGCATGGGCCGCGTCCACGAGCGCCCGGTCGGCCCGCACCCCGACTGGAGCTGCCAACTGGCCTTCGGCCCCGAACTGCTCGGCATTGTCTTACCGTGGCTGGCCATCAGTCGGCACGGGCTGGTGGTGTTTTTGCACCCCGACACAGGGAATGATCTGTTGGATCACACCGATCATGCGATCTGGATGGGTGCGATGCGGCCGTTGAATTTGTCTATATTTTGA
- a CDS encoding lipid II-degrading bacteriocin, whose protein sequence is MKITLPNTYVTAYPEMSPNGQFNPSAPNLNAGQSFPPGMANPLAASLNTRIDNYATPNYLDALKTFFQNPTWTIALAIELKALAAADQLCAEGEGLTNSLKMVVDSIVGCQQINEYIIRYPTGGRVFSGGYLSGLHAIQHAIDGKGETATFPINNIGLNVNLAKIPDVMNVIRNARPVGKSTVDVSFSYDVGNDSKASWLVLGHITLRVVGEVNKNSSGDWSFNGAIRAYNDTYDANPSTHRDWLGENLTLVLGKVMKQSYTIEIPGEIPVNMFGQ, encoded by the coding sequence ATGAAAATCACGCTTCCTAATACCTATGTAACGGCTTATCCTGAAATGAGCCCGAACGGTCAGTTCAACCCTTCAGCTCCAAATCTAAATGCTGGTCAAAGCTTCCCGCCGGGCATGGCTAATCCTCTTGCCGCCTCGTTAAATACCAGAATTGATAATTACGCAACTCCAAATTATTTAGATGCTTTAAAAACGTTTTTTCAAAACCCAACGTGGACTATAGCTTTAGCAATTGAACTAAAGGCATTGGCTGCCGCAGATCAATTATGCGCAGAAGGTGAGGGTTTGACAAACTCTCTAAAAATGGTAGTTGATAGTATCGTCGGATGCCAGCAAATAAATGAGTACATAATTCGGTACCCTACCGGGGGGCGAGTTTTTTCTGGTGGGTATTTGTCAGGGTTACATGCTATACAACACGCTATTGATGGCAAGGGAGAAACTGCGACATTTCCAATTAATAATATCGGATTGAACGTGAATTTAGCGAAGATACCTGATGTGATGAATGTTATTAGAAATGCTCGACCTGTAGGGAAAAGCACAGTAGATGTTAGTTTTTCCTACGATGTCGGCAACGACAGTAAGGCATCTTGGCTTGTTCTGGGTCATATCACGCTGAGAGTAGTGGGTGAGGTAAATAAAAACTCAAGTGGAGACTGGTCATTTAATGGCGCTATTCGTGCTTACAATGATACATACGATGCTAATCCTTCAACTCATCGTGACTGGTTAGGAGAAAATCTTACGTTAGTTCTTGGTAAGGTAATGAAGCAGAGTTATACAATCGAAATTCCTGGTGAGATACCTGTTAATATGTTCGGGCAGTAA
- the betT gene encoding choline transporter BetT produces MSAPATSQTSVIRMNPPVFYFAAAFILVFGMVVIAMPKAAGEWLLAAQTWAANTVGWYYMLAMTLYLIFVVVTALSGYGKIKLGADHDEPEFSYLSWAGMLFAAGISITLFFFCVSEPLTHMLAPPQGPAGTEAAARQAMQLLFLHWGLHGWGVFAFVGMALAYFAYRHNLPLALRSALYPLIGKRINGPIGYAVDGFGIIATVFGLGADMGFGVLHLNSGLDYLFGIPHTQWIQVGLITLMMGAAILVAVAGVDKGVRVMSDINMLLACALLLFVLFAGPTQHLLNTLIQNIGDYLGALPTKSFDVYAYDKPSDWLGGWTVFYWAWWIAWSPFVGLFIARISRGRTIREFVFGVLLIPLGFTLAWMSIFGNSAIDQVLNHGMVALGQSAIDDPSRTLYLLLETYPWSKTVIAVTVFISFVFFVTSADSGTVVLSTLSARGNNADEDGPKWLRVFWGAMTALVTSALLFSGSIDALKSAVVLTSLPFSLILLLMMWGLHKAFYLESQKQIAQMHSLAPVSASRRGRGGWRQRLSQAVHFPSRDEVYRFMDTTVRPAIEEVSAVFREKGLNVITQPDPANDNVSLEIGHGEEHPFIYQVQMRGYFTPSFARGGFGKKEQLRNRRYYRAEVHLSEGSQDYDLTGYTKEQIINDILDQYERHMQFLHLVR; encoded by the coding sequence ATGAGTGCACCTGCGACGTCGCAGACGTCTGTGATCCGTATGAATCCGCCGGTGTTTTACTTTGCCGCCGCGTTCATTCTGGTCTTCGGTATGGTGGTTATCGCCATGCCAAAAGCGGCCGGGGAATGGCTGCTCGCTGCACAGACCTGGGCGGCCAATACGGTCGGCTGGTACTACATGTTAGCGATGACCCTGTATCTGATCTTCGTGGTCGTCACCGCCTTGTCTGGCTACGGCAAGATTAAGCTCGGTGCCGACCACGACGAACCTGAGTTCAGTTACCTGTCTTGGGCGGGCATGCTCTTCGCCGCTGGGATCAGCATCACGCTATTTTTCTTCTGTGTATCAGAACCCCTCACCCACATGCTCGCCCCGCCTCAAGGTCCGGCAGGCACCGAAGCGGCTGCACGTCAGGCCATGCAGTTGCTGTTTCTGCACTGGGGCTTGCACGGCTGGGGTGTGTTTGCCTTTGTCGGCATGGCGCTGGCCTATTTCGCTTACCGGCATAACCTCCCATTGGCCCTGCGTTCGGCGCTGTACCCGCTGATCGGCAAGCGCATCAACGGGCCTATCGGCTATGCGGTGGATGGCTTCGGCATCATTGCCACGGTGTTTGGTCTGGGGGCCGACATGGGCTTTGGAGTGTTGCACCTCAACTCCGGCCTCGATTATCTGTTCGGTATCCCCCACACCCAATGGATTCAGGTGGGCTTGATCACCCTGATGATGGGCGCCGCCATTCTGGTGGCTGTCGCGGGCGTCGACAAAGGCGTGCGCGTGATGTCCGACATCAACATGCTGCTGGCCTGTGCGCTGCTGCTGTTTGTGTTGTTCGCCGGGCCGACCCAGCACTTGCTCAATACCTTGATCCAGAACATCGGTGACTACCTGGGCGCGCTGCCGACCAAGAGTTTTGATGTGTATGCCTACGATAAGCCAAGCGACTGGTTGGGCGGCTGGACCGTGTTTTATTGGGCCTGGTGGATCGCGTGGTCGCCGTTTGTGGGCCTGTTCATTGCGCGTATCTCCCGTGGCCGCACCATCCGCGAATTTGTGTTTGGCGTGCTGTTGATCCCGTTGGGCTTCACCTTGGCGTGGATGTCTATCTTCGGCAACAGCGCCATCGATCAAGTGCTCAACCACGGCATGGTTGCCCTCGGCCAGTCGGCCATCGACGATCCGTCGCGCACGTTGTACCTGCTGCTCGAAACCTACCCGTGGAGCAAAACCGTGATCGCCGTGACGGTGTTCATCAGTTTTGTGTTCTTCGTGACCTCGGCCGACTCCGGCACTGTGGTGCTGTCGACCCTTTCGGCGCGTGGCAACAACGCCGACGAAGACGGCCCTAAATGGCTGCGGGTGTTCTGGGGCGCGATGACCGCGCTGGTGACCAGCGCGCTGTTGTTCTCGGGCAGCATTGATGCGCTCAAATCGGCGGTGGTGCTGACCTCGCTGCCGTTCTCGCTGATCTTGCTGCTCATGATGTGGGGCCTGCACAAGGCGTTCTACCTTGAGTCGCAGAAACAAATCGCCCAGATGCACTCGCTGGCGCCGGTGTCGGCTTCGCGCCGTGGTCGTGGGGGGTGGCGTCAGCGCTTGAGCCAGGCCGTGCACTTCCCGTCGCGTGACGAGGTGTACCGCTTCATGGACACCACCGTGCGTCCGGCGATTGAAGAAGTGAGCGCTGTGTTCCGCGAAAAAGGCCTCAACGTCATCACCCAGCCAGACCCGGCCAACGACAACGTGAGCCTGGAAATCGGCCATGGCGAAGAGCACCCGTTCATCTATCAGGTGCAGATGCGTGGCTACTTCACGCCGTCCTTCGCCCGTGGCGGTTTTGGCAAAAAAGAGCAACTGCGCAACCGTCGTTACTACCGCGCAGAAGTGCACTTGAGTGAAGGCAGCCAGGACTACGACCTGACCGGCTACACCAAAGAGCAAATCATCAACGACATCCTCGACCAGTACGAACGCCACATGCAGTTCTTGCATTTGGTGCGTTGA